Proteins from a genomic interval of Oreochromis aureus strain Israel breed Guangdong linkage group 6, ZZ_aureus, whole genome shotgun sequence:
- the prokr1a gene encoding prokineticin receptor 1a, whose product MCTSTNSSSALVGDSPDYGISPDEILDTTQGRAFFVATIVIGVVLVGIMLVCGVGNCLFITSLARYKQLRNLTNLLIANLAVSDVLVAAICCPFLLDYYVVKQLSWEHGLLLCASTNYLRTVSLYVSTNALLAIAVDRYMAILHPLRPRMEHQTACCVILTIWLIPIFISIPSAYMASETTYPHVDGCPDKTFCAQIWPVDQQIYYRSYFLLVFALEFVGPVSVMAVCYTYISRELWFKNVPGFQTVQIRKRLQKRRRTVVVLILVLVAYILCWAPYYGFTLLRDFYPTLISTDKNSLVAFYIIECIAMSNGIINTLCFVSVRNSRKQLNKSVKFPLRLVSFVATKWLDEAELRTSSLRVTEEMEGGRVR is encoded by the exons ATGTGCACCTCAACCAATAGCAGCTCAGCGCTGGTGGGCGACTCCCCGGACTACGGGATTTCCCCAGACGAGATCCTGGACACCACGCAGGGGCGGGCCTTCTTCGTGGCCACCATAGTCATTGGCGTGGTGCTGGTGGGCATCATGCTGGTGTGCGGCGTGGGGAACTGCCTCTTCATCACCAGCCTTGCCCGCTACAAGCAGCTCAGAAACCTGACCAACCTGCTCATTGCCAACCTGGCCGTGTCGGATGTGCTGGTGGCGGCGATCTGCTGTCCCTTCCTGCTAGACTACTACGTGGTGAAGCAGCTGTCGTGGGAGCACGGCCTGCTGCTCTGCGCCTCCACCAACTACCTGCGCACCGTCTCGCTCTACGTGTCCACCAACGCTCTCCTGGCCATCGCCGTGGACAG GTACATGGCGATCCTGCACCCGCTGAGGCCTCGTATGGAGCACCAGACGGCGTGCTGCGTGATCCTGACCATCTGGCTCATCCCCATCTTCATCTCCATCCCGTCTGCCTACATGGCCTCGGAGACGACGTACCCACACGTGGATGGTTGCCCCGATAAGACCTTCTGTGCTCAGATCTGGCCCGTGGACCAGCAGATTTACTACCGCTCTTACTTCCTCCTCGTCTTCGCTCTGGAGTTCGTGGGCCCCGTGTCTGTCATGGCCGTGTGCTACACATACATCTCCAGAGAGCTGTGGTTTAAAAATGTTCCAGGTTTTCAGACGGTACAGATCCGCAAGAGACTGCAGAAGCGCAGGAGGACCGTGGTGGTGCTGATTCTGGTCCTGGTGGCCTACATCCTGTGCTGGGCGCCGTATTATGGCTTCACCCTGCTGCGAGACTTTTACCCCACCCTTATCTCCACGGACAAGAACTCCCTGGTGGCCTTCTACATCATCGAGTGCATCGCCATGAGCAACGGGATCATCAACACCCTCTGCTTTGTGAGCGTCCGAAACAGCAGGAAGCAGCTGAATAAGTCTGTCAAGTTCCCTCTGAGGCTGGTGAGCTTCGTGGCCACCAAGTGGCTGGATGAAGCTGAGCTGCGGACATCCTCCCTCCGGGTGACGGAGGAGATGGAGGGTGGCCGGGTGAGGTAG
- the snrpb2 gene encoding U2 small nuclear ribonucleoprotein B'', whose amino-acid sequence MDIRPNHTIYINNINDKIKKEELKRSLYALFSQFGQVIDIVAMKTMKMRGQAFVIFKELAAATNALRQLQGFPFYNKPMRIQYAKTDSEVIAKVKGSYGDKEKKKKEKKKAQELAANATKKPAAGLAPPALTPAVQVPDNPPNYILFLSNLPEETNEMMLSMLFNQFPGFKEVRLVPGKHDIAFVEFESDTQAGVAKDALQGFRITATCAMKITYAKK is encoded by the exons ATGGACATCAGACCGAACCACACCATCTACATCAACAACATCAACGATAAAATCAAGAAGGAAG AGCTGAAGCGCTCGCTCTACGCGCTCTTCTCCCAGTTCGGGCAGGTCATCGACATCGTGGCCATGAAGACGATGAAGATGAGGGGACAGGCCTTCGTCATCTTCAAAGAGCTTGCCGCCGCCACCAACGCCCTGAGGCAGCTGCAGGGCTTCCCCTTCTACAACAAGCCCATG aGGATACAGTACGCCAAGACCGACTCTGAGGTCATCGCCAAGGTCAAAGGGTCATATGGCgacaaggagaagaagaagaaggagaagaagaaggctCAGGAACTGGCGGCTAACGCCACGAAGAAACCGGCAGCG GGATTGGCCCCTCCTGCGCTCACACCTGCGGTGCAG GTTCCAGACAACCCTCCGAACTACATCCTGTTCCTCAGTAACCTCCCCGAGGAGACCAATGAGATGATGCTGTCCATGCTCTTCAACCA GTTTCCGGGTTTCAAAGAAGTGCGACTCGTGCCGGGGAAACACGACATCGCCTTCGTGGAGTTTGAAAGCGACACTCAGGCAGGCGTGGCCAAGGACGCACTGCAGGGCTTCCGGATCACGGCGACCTGCGCCATGAAGATCACCTATGCCAAGAAGTAG